Proteins encoded in a region of the Ziziphus jujuba cultivar Dongzao chromosome 3, ASM3175591v1 genome:
- the LOC107405254 gene encoding uncharacterized protein LOC107405254 isoform X2, with amino-acid sequence MNSLPLIRGQATEDSMRVELYIGEDVLQALYSASNSSTLQKSMELLIETSRTEIVRAELASKQMVPLVIRLIQSLPYPAASQYLALSLKLLRNLCAGEIANMNSFIQHNGVEVILNVLRSARLCSEHTEPDYGIIRFGLQTLANVSWGGQGQLPIWRHFFPQEFHALAELQRREVCDPLCMIIYTCCDGNPELLKELCSESGLPIAGEIVRTAAAVGFGEDWLKLLLSKICLEEPHFPVLFSKLSHVGAGTKDEDAEVENGIFSTEQAFLLKIVSEILNERLEDIAVRNDFTLCVLAIFKRSFEVVIGCGMRGKSGLPTGFTAIDVLGYSLTILRDICAVEGQRSSEEEPVDADDMLLSSGLVELLLCVLRSLEPPTIIKKAIKQSENQEGTNSSCSLKPCPYRGFRRDIVAVIGNCTYRRKRVQDEIRQKNGILLLLQQCVADEENPFLREWGIWSVRNLLEGNAENQQNVAELELQGSVEVPELAGLGLRVEVDPETRRAKLVNIS; translated from the exons ATGAATTCACTACCATTAATTCGTGGTCAAGCAACGGAAGATTCAATGCGGGTAGAATTGTATATAGGAGAAGATGTTCTTCAGGCATTGTATAGTGCATCAAACTCATCAACTCTGCAAAAATCCATGGAGCTTCTAATTGAAACTTCAAGAACTGAAATTGTTCGAGCAGAGCTCGCTTCTAAACAAATGGTGCCTCTAGTCATTCGGCTCATTCAATCTCTCCCATACCCCGCTGCAAGTCAATATCTTGCACTGTCTTTGAAGCTCCTAAGAAATCTTTGTGCAGGAGAGATTGCAAATATGAACTCATTCATTCAACACAATGGAGTTGAAGTTATTTTGAATGTTTTGAGGTCTGCAAGGCTTTGTTCTGAACACACAGAGCCGGATTATGGTATCATTCGTTTTGGGTTGCAAACTCTGGCTAATGTTTCCTGGGGTGGACAAGGTCAGCTTCCTATTTGGCGCCATTTTTTCCCACAAGAATTCCATGCTCTTGCAGAACTTCAGAGAAGGGAGGTCTGTGATCCGTTGTGCATGATCATATACACTTGTTGTGATGGAAATCCTGAGCTACTTAAAGAGCTTTGCAGTGAATCAGGGTTGCCTATAGCAGGGGAAATTGTACGGACTGCTGCTGCAG TTGGTTTTGGAGAAGATTGGTTGAAGTTGCTTCTTTCAAAAATCTGCTTAGAAGAACCTCACTTTCCCGTACTCTTCTCTAAATTGTCCCATGTCGGTGCTGGTACAAAAGATGAAGATGCTGAGGTTGAAAATGGCATTTTCTCAACTGAACAAGCATTTCTTTTGAAGATTGTATCAGAGATATTGAATGAGCGACTTGAAGACATTGCAGTAAGGAATGATTTTACTTTGTGTGTTCTTGCAATATTCAAGAGGTCTTTTGAGGTTGTTATTGGTTGTGGTATGAGAGGAAAATCTGGGCTTCCAACAGGCTTCACAGCCATAGATGTTTTGGGTTACTCACTAACAATTTTGAGAGATATATGTGCAGTAGAGGGTCAAAGAAGCTCCGAGGAAGAACCCGTGGATGCTGATGATATGTTACTGTCCTCAGGACTCGTTGAGTTGCTTTTATGTGTGCTTCGCAGTCTTGAACCACCAACAATAATCAAGAAAGCCATCAAACAGAGTGAGAACCAAGAGGGAACAAACTCTTCTTGCTCGCTGAAGCCTTGCCCTTACAGAGGATTCAGGAGAGACATTGTTGCTGTGATTGGCAATTGTACCTATAGAAGAAAGCGAGTACAAGATGAAATCAGACAGAAGAATGGAATACTTCTGCTCTTACAGCAATGTGTTGCTGATGAAGAGAATCCATTCTTGAGGGAGTGGGGCATTTGGTCTGTAAGGAATTTGTTGGAAGGGAACGCAGAAAACCAACAGAATGTTGCTGAGCTGGAGCTTCAAGGATCTGTCGAGGTGCCTGAACTTGCTGGACTTGGTCTCCGTGTAGAGGTGGACCCTGAAACTCGGCGTGCAAAACTTGTAAATATCTCGTGA
- the LOC107405254 gene encoding uncharacterized protein LOC107405254 isoform X1 — translation MNSLPLIRGQATEDSMRVELYIGEDVLQALYSASNSSTLQKSMELLIETSRTEIVRAELASKQMVPLVIRLIQSLPYPAASQYLALSLKLLRNLCAGEIANMNSFIQHNGVEVILNVLRSARLCSEHTEPDYGIIRFGLQTLANVSWGGQGQLPIWRHFFPQEFHALAELQRREVCDPLCMIIYTCCDGNPELLKELCSESGLPIAGEIVRTAAAAVGFGEDWLKLLLSKICLEEPHFPVLFSKLSHVGAGTKDEDAEVENGIFSTEQAFLLKIVSEILNERLEDIAVRNDFTLCVLAIFKRSFEVVIGCGMRGKSGLPTGFTAIDVLGYSLTILRDICAVEGQRSSEEEPVDADDMLLSSGLVELLLCVLRSLEPPTIIKKAIKQSENQEGTNSSCSLKPCPYRGFRRDIVAVIGNCTYRRKRVQDEIRQKNGILLLLQQCVADEENPFLREWGIWSVRNLLEGNAENQQNVAELELQGSVEVPELAGLGLRVEVDPETRRAKLVNIS, via the exons ATGAATTCACTACCATTAATTCGTGGTCAAGCAACGGAAGATTCAATGCGGGTAGAATTGTATATAGGAGAAGATGTTCTTCAGGCATTGTATAGTGCATCAAACTCATCAACTCTGCAAAAATCCATGGAGCTTCTAATTGAAACTTCAAGAACTGAAATTGTTCGAGCAGAGCTCGCTTCTAAACAAATGGTGCCTCTAGTCATTCGGCTCATTCAATCTCTCCCATACCCCGCTGCAAGTCAATATCTTGCACTGTCTTTGAAGCTCCTAAGAAATCTTTGTGCAGGAGAGATTGCAAATATGAACTCATTCATTCAACACAATGGAGTTGAAGTTATTTTGAATGTTTTGAGGTCTGCAAGGCTTTGTTCTGAACACACAGAGCCGGATTATGGTATCATTCGTTTTGGGTTGCAAACTCTGGCTAATGTTTCCTGGGGTGGACAAGGTCAGCTTCCTATTTGGCGCCATTTTTTCCCACAAGAATTCCATGCTCTTGCAGAACTTCAGAGAAGGGAGGTCTGTGATCCGTTGTGCATGATCATATACACTTGTTGTGATGGAAATCCTGAGCTACTTAAAGAGCTTTGCAGTGAATCAGGGTTGCCTATAGCAGGGGAAATTGTACGGACTGCTGCTGCAG CAGTTGGTTTTGGAGAAGATTGGTTGAAGTTGCTTCTTTCAAAAATCTGCTTAGAAGAACCTCACTTTCCCGTACTCTTCTCTAAATTGTCCCATGTCGGTGCTGGTACAAAAGATGAAGATGCTGAGGTTGAAAATGGCATTTTCTCAACTGAACAAGCATTTCTTTTGAAGATTGTATCAGAGATATTGAATGAGCGACTTGAAGACATTGCAGTAAGGAATGATTTTACTTTGTGTGTTCTTGCAATATTCAAGAGGTCTTTTGAGGTTGTTATTGGTTGTGGTATGAGAGGAAAATCTGGGCTTCCAACAGGCTTCACAGCCATAGATGTTTTGGGTTACTCACTAACAATTTTGAGAGATATATGTGCAGTAGAGGGTCAAAGAAGCTCCGAGGAAGAACCCGTGGATGCTGATGATATGTTACTGTCCTCAGGACTCGTTGAGTTGCTTTTATGTGTGCTTCGCAGTCTTGAACCACCAACAATAATCAAGAAAGCCATCAAACAGAGTGAGAACCAAGAGGGAACAAACTCTTCTTGCTCGCTGAAGCCTTGCCCTTACAGAGGATTCAGGAGAGACATTGTTGCTGTGATTGGCAATTGTACCTATAGAAGAAAGCGAGTACAAGATGAAATCAGACAGAAGAATGGAATACTTCTGCTCTTACAGCAATGTGTTGCTGATGAAGAGAATCCATTCTTGAGGGAGTGGGGCATTTGGTCTGTAAGGAATTTGTTGGAAGGGAACGCAGAAAACCAACAGAATGTTGCTGAGCTGGAGCTTCAAGGATCTGTCGAGGTGCCTGAACTTGCTGGACTTGGTCTCCGTGTAGAGGTGGACCCTGAAACTCGGCGTGCAAAACTTGTAAATATCTCGTGA
- the LOC107406222 gene encoding uncharacterized protein LOC107406222 — translation MAFQAALRFVSLPSFSIHPHHHFLYSYHNIIPSTFPSNISPYPNNSPHHSKPSNKVHRTWQQQTSSFSFSLSYRFFSDEADEEEEDDEAENCSFDEAVELFNRREYYKCHDYLEALWNKAEEPKRTLIHGILQCAVGFHHLFNQNHRGAMMELGEGLCKLKKMNFKSGPFYQFEQDISATLDFIYQTQIELAACSDDLCITMDQSERSYQLLGGYAAGQRLYNLQTDSNNDEITYIVFCPQRSYGSNGEPKPTKVKLPTLYATTELLKAYEYD, via the exons ATGGCGTTTCAAGCTGCTCTGAGATTCGTTTCCCTTCCATCGTTCTCTATCCATCCTCACCACCACTTCCTCTACTCTTACCACAACATTATTCCGTCCACCTTTCCTTCCAATATTTCTCCCTATCCAAACAATAGTCCACATCATTCCAAGCCTTCGAACAAAGTACACAGAACATGGCAGCAGCAAACCAGTTCCTTTTCCTTCAGTCTTTCATACCGGTTCTTCTCTGATGAAGCCGACGAGGAAGAGGAGGATGATGAAGCTGAGAATTGCAGCTTCGATGAAGCTGTGGAGCTTTTCAACAGAAGGGAATACTACAAGTGCCATGACTACCTTGAAGCACTTTGGAATAAAGCTGAAGAACCCAAGAGAACTCTCATACATGGGATTCTACAGTGTGCTGTTGGTTTCCATCACCTCTTCAATCAG AACCATAGAGGAGCTATGATGGAGCTGGGAGAGGGACTGTGCAAGCTCAAGAAGATGAATTTCAAGAGTGGACCATTTTATCAGTTTGAGCAAGACATCTCTGCAACTTTGGACTTCATTTACCAAACTCAGATTGAATTGGCTGCTT GTAGTGATGATCTTTGTATAACAATGGATCAATCAGAAAGATCGTATCAACTTCTCGGAGGCTATGCTGCTGGACAGCGTCTGTATAATCTGCAAACTGATTCTAACAATGATGAAATCACATACATTGTGTTTTGCCCTCAGAGATCTTATGGCAGTAATGGTGAACCCAAGCCAACAAAGGTCAAGCTTCCAACACTTTACGCGACTACAGAACTTCTCAAGGCCTACGAATATGATTGA
- the LOC107423578 gene encoding L-2-hydroxyglutarate dehydrogenase, mitochondrial yields the protein MLLKQALKKLNKIQSSSWPKIYGKRRRCIATTTTTTTTPSAVPKERVDCVVIGAGVVGLAVARELSLRGRDVLVLESSPSFGNSTSSRNSEVIHAGIYYPPNSLKATLCVRGRELLYKYCFDHNIPHRQLGKLIVATRSSEIPKLNHLMDCGIQNGVAGLKMMDGSDAMRLEPELQCIRALLSPVSGILDSHSLMLSLVGEAEDNGATFSYNTTVMGGHIKENRMCLEVFETKCLENWDLGFPSQPDMVLVPNLVVNSAGLSAPVLARRFGGLHNSFIPPSYYARGCYFTLSSTGVPPFKHLIYPIPEEGGLGVHVTLDLDGQLKFGPDVEWINGVDDISSFLDRFDYSVCTSRAELFYPEIRKYYANLKDGSLQPGYTGIRPKLSGPGQSPVDFIIQGKDIHGIAGLVNLFGIESPGLTSSMAIAEYIAARFL from the exons ATGCTGCTGAAGCAGGCACTGAAGAAGCTCAACAAAATCCAATCTTCTTCGTGGCCGAAAATATACGGCAAAAGACGAAGATGCATAGCGACAACGACGACAACGACAACGACACCGTCGGCAGTTCCTAAAGAGAGGGTGGACTGCGTGGTAATAGGAGCAGGCGTGGTGGGCCTAGCAGTGGCGAGAGAGCTCTCTCTCAGAGGTAGAGACGTTTTGGTTTTGGAATCATCTCCTTCCTTCGGTAATTCCACCAGTTCTCGCAACAGCGAAGTCATCCATGCCGGAATCTATTACCCTCCTAATTCTCTCAAG GCAACCCTTTGTGTAAGAGGAAGAGAATTGCTATATAAATACTGCTTTGATCATAATATTCCTCATAGACAACTGGGTAAGCTCATAGTTGCAACCCGGTCTTCTGAGATACCAAAGCTGAACCATTTAATGGATTGTGGAATTCAAAATGGGGTTGCTGGTTTGAAAATGATGGATGGTTCTGATGCCATGAGATTGGAACCTGAATTGCAATGTATAAGAGCCTTGCTCTCACCTGTTTCTGGGATTCTTGATTCACATTCTCTAATGCTTTCTTTAGTG GGGGAAGCTGAAGATAATGGAGCAACTTTCTCCTATAACACTACTGTTATGGGTGGTCATATCAAAGAAAATAGAATGTGCCTTGAAGTTTTTGAAACGAAATGTCTTGAAAACTGGGATTTGGGTTTTCCATCTCAGCCGGATATGGTACTCGTTCCTAACCTGGTTGTCAACTCAGCAGGTCTGAGTGCCCCTGTTCTTGCAAGGAGATTTGGAGGCCTGCATAATTCATTTATTCCTCCTTCCTATTATGCTCGGGGATGCTACTTCACCTTATCCAGTACTGGAGTCCCTCCTTTCAAACATTTGATATATCCTATACCAGAGGAGGGTGGTCTTGGAGTTCATGTTACTCTTGATTTGGATGGTCAGCTGAAGTTTGGCCCTGATGTTGAATGGATTAATGGTGTAGATGACATTTCAAGCTTCCTAGATAG GTTCGACTATTCTGTGTGTACCAGTCGTGCAGAGCTATTTTACCCAGAGATAAGGAAGTACTATGCAAATCTGAAGGATGGTTCTCTACAGCCAGGCTATACAGGCATTCGCCCAAAGCTTTCAGGTCCTGGCCAGTCACCAGTTGATTTTATAATACAG GGGAAGGACATTCATGGGATAGCTGGTCTTGTTAACCTCTTTGGAATTGAATCACCTGGTTTAACTTCTAGTATGGCAATTGCAGAATATATTGCAGCCAGATTCTTATGA
- the LOC125423596 gene encoding translocase of chloroplast 34 codes for MASQIREWSGINTFAPATQTKLFELLGKLKQEDVNTLTILVMGKGGVGKSSTVNSIIGERAVSISPFQSEGTRPVMVSRSRAGFTLNVIDTPGLIEGGYINDVALDNIKRFLLNKTIDVLLYVDRLDAYRVDNLDREVVKAITGSFGKGIWNKALVVLTHAQLAPPDGLPYDEFFSKRSEALLKAVRLGAGLKKADVQGSAIPVVLVENSGRCNKNEADEKVLPNGIAWIPHLVQVITDIALNGSKSIFVDKALIEGPNPNDRGKLLIPLILVIQYFFAIKPIERAIRNDIAKESRPSWELRDSDKFSRKF; via the exons ATGGCATCCCAAATTCGAGAATGGTCAGGGATAAACACCTTTGCCCCTGCTACTCAAACCAAGCTATTTGAATTGTTGGGAAAACTCAAGCAGGAG GATGTGAACACATTGACGATACTTGTGATGGGAAAAGGTGGTGTTGGAAAGTCTTCCACTGTAAACTCAATTATTGGAGAAAGGGCAGTTTCTATTAGTCCTTTTCAG TCTGAAGGAACAAGGCCTGTGATGGTTTCGCGGTCAAGGGCAGGATTCACTCTGAATGTTATTGATACTCCTGGACTCATAGAAGGGGGATATATAAATGACGTGGCACTTGATAATATAAAGCG CTTCCTTCTGAACAAGACCATAGATGTTCTACTCTATGTGGATCGTTTAGATGCATATAGAGTGGATAACTTGGACAGGGAAGTTGTCAAAGCAATTACAGGTAGTTTTGGGAAAGGAATATGGAATAAGGCTTTGGTTGTACTAACACATGCTCAGCTCGCACCACCAGATGGTTTGCCTTATGATGAGTTCTTTTCAAAAAGATCAGAAGCTCTTTTAAAAGCTGTTCGTCTTGGTGCTGGATTGAAGAAAGCTGACGTGCAG GGTTCTGCAATTCCTGTTGTTTTGGTTGAGAATAGTGGGAGATGTAACAAGAATGAAGCTGATGAAAAG GTTCTTCCAAATGGGATTGCTTGGATTCCTCACCTGGTCCAAGTGATCACAGATATCGCATTGAATGGAAGCAAGTCTATTTTTGTTGATAAGGCTTTGATTGAAGGGCCAAACCCAAATGACAGAGGAAAGTTGTTAATTCCTCTAATCTTAGTGATCCAA TATTTCTTTGCCATCAAACCAATAGAACGAGCAATTAGAAATGACATTGCAAAGGAGAGTAGACCCTCATGGGAGTTGCGGGATTCAGACAAGTTTAGTCGCAAGTTTTGA
- the LOC107423590 gene encoding metacaspase-9 produces the protein MEKGSRKRLAVLVGCNYPNTSYELHGCINDVLAMRESLVNRLGFDPTHIQLLIDDHHDQYGISSVIMPTGENIKKALETMIGEAQPGDILFFHYSGHGTRIPSMKPGKPFRCDEAIVPCDFNLITDVDFRHLVNMLPKGASFTILSDSCHSGGLIDKEKEQIGPTSFSSSSSTTESDKNGPKSLSFRPKIIPFQSILQHFISSTNINTFDIGTHLLETFGANASLKFRLHLFDLEILEPRLKSDDGGILLSGCQADETSADMSPNMEGGKAYGAFSNAVEMVLKAKSGQRLSNRELVMEARKVLKAQGLTQQHPCLYCRDENVDAAFLGLEKN, from the exons atggAGAAGGGATCAAGAAAGAGGTTGGCTGTACTGGTTGGATGCAACTATCCAAACACAAGCTATGAGCTACATGGTTGCATAAACGATGTTCTTGCTATGAGAGAGTCTCTTGTAAACAGGCTTGGGTTTGATCCAACCCACATTCAGCTCCTCATTGATGATCACCATGATCAATATGGAATCTCCTCTGTTATTATGCCTACAGGTGAAAACATAAAGAAGGCACTTGAAACCATGATTGGTGAGGCTCAACCTGGGGATATCCTTTTCTTTCATTACAGTGGACATGGAACAAGGATTCCATCCATGAAACCAGGCAAACCTTTTAGGTGTGACGAGGCGATTGTTCCTTGTGATTTCAATCTCATTACTG ATGTGGATTTTAGGCATTTAGTAAACATGCTACCAAAAGGCGCAAGCTTCACAATCCTATCAGACTCATGCCACAGTGGAGGCTTAATTGACAAAGAGAAAGAGCAAATTGGAccaacttctttttcttcttcttcgtctacCACTGAAAGTGATAAAAATGGCCCGAAATCACTTTCCTTCAGGCCAAAGATAATCCCTTTTCAATCCATACTACAACACTTTATCTCATCAACAAATATAAACACATTTGATATTGGAACTCACTTGTTAGAAACTTTTGGAGCCAATGCCAGCCTTAAGTTCCGTTTACACTTGTTCGATCTCGAAATACTCGAGCCACGACTGAAGTCAGATGATGGTGGGATTCTGCTAAGTGGTTGCCAAGCTGATGAGACCTCTGCAGACATGAGTCCAAATATGGAGGGAGGAAAAGCATATGGAGCATTCAGCAATGCAGTTGAGATGGTTCTGAAAGCAAAATCAGGCCAAAGGTTGAGCAATAGAGAGTTGGTGATGGAGGCTAGAAAAGTCTTGAAAGCACAAGGCCTTACTCAGCAGCATCCTTGCCTTTATTGCAGAGATGAGAATGTTGATGCTGCATTCTTGGGTTTGGAGAAAAACTGA
- the LOC107423588 gene encoding uncharacterized protein LOC107423588 encodes MMANPRRTLYSNTNQSSESSLHGRTSSYTSSLMQFLKKPHAFPFLLSVFLLLTWVSLRLQHSAHFSSSSSSTRIQNPGDHHWTQLDDSQANLVRFSSGFPSRIAKDKRGWLLNPITLALDSAISGGAVTCTSIHLGEIQPGAVRGNHRHYTCNETFVIWGAKTKFRLENSQVVDKGYAEVVVGADEVAVAASPSGTAHALVNMDPLRSTFFIGCQDSIIDYNSSTSDFNVWKDL; translated from the exons ATGATGGCAAACCCTAGAAGGACCTTATATTCAAACACCAACCAGAGCTCAGAGAGCTCATTGCATGGCCGTACCTCGTCATACACTTCATCTCTAATGCAGTTCCTTAAGAAACCTCATGCCTTCCCTTTTCTTCTCTCTGTCTTCCTTTTGCTAACTTGGGTCTCGCTCAGACTCCAACACTCTGCCCActtctcctcctcttcttcttctactcgCATTCAAAACCCTGGTGATCACCATTGGACCCAACTCGATGATTCCCAGGCCAATCTCGTTAGATTCTCATCTGGGTTTCCTTCCCGCATTGCTAAAGACAAGAGGGGTTGGTTGCTCAATCCCATTACTCTTGCCCTTGATTCTGCCATTTCAG GTGGAGCTGTGACTTGTACTTCGATCCATCTTGGAGAAATCCAACCTGGTGCAGTACGGGGAAATCATAGACACTATACCTGTAACGAGACATTTGTAATATGGGGAGCTAAAACAAAATTTAGG CTGGAGAACAGCCAAGTGGTTGACAAAGGTTATGCTGAAGTGGTAGTTGGTGCAGACGAGGTTGCCGTTGCAGCTAGCCCAAGTGGAACAGCTCACGCTTTAGTAAACATGGATCCTCTGCGAAGTACTTTCTTTATAGGTTGCCAGGACAGTATTATAGACTATAACAGCTCGACTAGTGATTTCAATGTTTGGAAAGatctttaa
- the LOC125423519 gene encoding protein PLANT CADMIUM RESISTANCE 10 isoform X1 — MKSSGTYVPPSYIPLGQSDAEPEVVQHDKSLPIHHHVGDGSPQWSSGICACCDDTQSCCIGLFCPCFLFGKNAEFLGSGTLMGSCMTHLILYALFYTVCCPLTEGIFLGLPGCFVSCYACGYRRALRSKYNLPEAPCGDFATHFFCHLCAICQEYREIRERSGDSNASDLDFAAVVAAPQIQTMESSPENKT, encoded by the exons ATGAAAAGCTCCGGCACCTATGTGCCGCCCTCTTATATTCCTTTGGGACAATCAGATGCTGAACCGGAGGTTGTTCAACATGATAAAAGCCTCCCAATTCATCATCATGTTGGTGATGGGTCACCACAGTGGTCTTCTGGAATCTGTGCATGTTGCGATGATACACAGAGCT GTTGTATAGGTCTATTCTGCCCTTGCTTTCTATTTGGAAAGAATGCAGAATTTTTGGGTTCTGGAACACTAATGGGATCATGCATGACTCATTTGATTCTGTATGCACTTTTCTATACTGTCTGCTGTCCATTGACCGAAGgcatttttttgggtttaccTGGATGTTTTGTATCTTGTTATGCTTGTGGCTACCGCAGGGCCCTACGATCGAAGTATAATCTGCCG GAAGCACCATGTGGGGACTTTGCTACTCATTTTTTCTGTCATCTGTGTGCAATTTGTCAAGAGTACAGGGAGATCCGTGAAAGGTCTGGCGATTCAAATGCATCAGATCTAGATTTCGCAGCTGTAGTTGCAGCACCCCAAATCCAAACTATGGAATCAAGTCCGGAGAATAAGACCTAA
- the LOC125423519 gene encoding protein PLANT CADMIUM RESISTANCE 10 isoform X2, with protein sequence MQQEVLIHEGCFLRTPEFLSCIGLFCPCFLFGKNAEFLGSGTLMGSCMTHLILYALFYTVCCPLTEGIFLGLPGCFVSCYACGYRRALRSKYNLPEAPCGDFATHFFCHLCAICQEYREIRERSGDSNASDLDFAAVVAAPQIQTMESSPENKT encoded by the exons ATGCAACAGGAAGTTCTAATACATGAAGGGTGTTTTTTGAGAACGCCCGAATTTCTTA GTTGTATAGGTCTATTCTGCCCTTGCTTTCTATTTGGAAAGAATGCAGAATTTTTGGGTTCTGGAACACTAATGGGATCATGCATGACTCATTTGATTCTGTATGCACTTTTCTATACTGTCTGCTGTCCATTGACCGAAGgcatttttttgggtttaccTGGATGTTTTGTATCTTGTTATGCTTGTGGCTACCGCAGGGCCCTACGATCGAAGTATAATCTGCCG GAAGCACCATGTGGGGACTTTGCTACTCATTTTTTCTGTCATCTGTGTGCAATTTGTCAAGAGTACAGGGAGATCCGTGAAAGGTCTGGCGATTCAAATGCATCAGATCTAGATTTCGCAGCTGTAGTTGCAGCACCCCAAATCCAAACTATGGAATCAAGTCCGGAGAATAAGACCTAA